Proteins encoded by one window of Centroberyx gerrardi isolate f3 chromosome 21, fCenGer3.hap1.cur.20231027, whole genome shotgun sequence:
- the LOC139924252 gene encoding plakophilin-4-like: protein MAAREGPSGLSLQPDASNAAAAAANTTTNLLASVKEQELQFERLTRELEEERQIVASQLERCMLGTESPGGDSSSSSEKSFAWRSADVSAVGELQAGVLEASGSPGRLLQAEDGLYPAEPERASLHDSEGSAGHSAQMTSYSDSGYQDSSVSYYSNQNVVRSEPRASLSRSPRAEGQASGQVGPVSAGLGCPTRAETRTNTQQTSCTGLGSLETHGKRI, encoded by the exons ATGGCGGCCAGAGAGGGGCCGAGCGGCCTCAGCCTCCAGCCGGACGCCAGcaacgccgccgccgccgccgccaacaccaccaccaaccTCCTGGCCTCGGTCAAAGAGCAG GAGCTGCAGTTTGAGCGTCTGACtcgggagctggaggaggagcggcaGATCGTGGCCAGCCAGCTGGAGAGGTGCATGCTGGGAACCGAGTCGCCGGGCGGGGACAGTAGCAG CTCATCTGAGAAGTCATTTGCATGGAGATCTGCAG ATGTGTCGGCGGTGGGAGAGTTGCAGGCCGGAGTGCTGGAGGCGTCCGGGTCTCCTGGTCGTCTCCTGCAGGCGGAGGACGGACTCTACCCGGCCGAACCGGAGCGCGCCTCCCTGCACGATAGTGAGG GTTCAGCCGGTCACTCGGCCCAGATGACCTCGTATTCAGACAGCGGTTACCAGGACAGCAGCGTCAGTTACTATAGTAACCAGAACGTGGTGCGTTCAGAGCCGCGGGCGTCGCTGTCCAGAAGCCCCCGAGCCGAGGGACAAGCCTCCGGACAGGTAGGCCCGGTCTCTGCTGGGTTAGGCTGTCCGACAAGAGCAGAGACACGGACAAACACCCAGCAGACTTCCTGCACAGGTCTGGGAAGTCTGGAAACGCATGGAAAAAGAATTTAG